The Anastrepha ludens isolate Willacy chromosome 2, idAnaLude1.1, whole genome shotgun sequence genome contains a region encoding:
- the LOC128857906 gene encoding uncharacterized protein LOC128857906, with protein MWLQRIIVILTALLVRRLQALIYPENSTSLGLVHSVSYPVVEYLPERSILIDWCFQMSYTLPGSVSAFYNIPIWPGFQNPKSRSVRESESPEVQQHMQWLEKYNRATGENQHPMDLTAGELYRGIEDYFSSFGLHETCLLRSVCELAQHPFDDKYHTIITELLTFILTPSLHQGFAKHEKTYQEAYEAAELHGFLGENCTALYADCKRDILSVLTKMFSGPADNYTISISDHLDLKRVMT; from the exons ATGTGGCTGCAACGCATTATTGTAATACTCACCGCATTGCTAGTGAGACGGCTGCAGGCTTTGATTTATCCAGAAAATTCGACCTCTTTAGGT CTTGTCCACTCCGTTTCATATCCTGTCGTTGAGTATCTGCCCGAGCGTAGCATACTCATAGATTGGTGCTTTCAAATGTCCTACACTCTACCCGGTAGTGTTTCGGCTTTTTATAACATACCAATTTGGCCAGGCTTTCAAAATCCAAAATCACGCAGTGTACGTGAAAGCGAAAGCCCTGAAGTACAACAGCATATGCAGTGGTTGGAGAAATATAATCGCGCAACCGGTGAAAACCAGCATCCAATGGATTTGACGGCTGGTGAGCTTTACCGTGGCATTGAAGATTATTTTTCCAG CTTTGGTCTACACGAGACCTGTCTTCTACGCAGCGTTTGTGAGTTGGCTCAACATCCCTTCGATGACAAATACCACACTATAATCACCGAGTTATTGACATTTATATTGAC ACCATCTCTGCATCAAGGCTTCGCTAAACACGAGAAAACGTACCAAGAAGCCTACGAAGCAGCTGAACTACATGGTTTTCTGGGGGAAAATTGTACTGCTTTATATGCTGATTGTAAAAGAGATATATTAAGTGTATtaactaaaat GTTTTCCGGACCAGCCGACAACTACACTATTTCAATAAGTGATCACCTCGACCTTAAACGTGTCAtgacttaa